Part of the Fusarium musae strain F31 chromosome 3, whole genome shotgun sequence genome, AGAGTTGTTTAGCTTGGCTTgtggtggttgttgttgcATGACTGAGTTGGTAAAGCTTTGGGGAACTGCTGATCCACGTGCCCCTCCGACTTGCGAGATACCTCCCACAGGCGAGGGGTTCTCAAAACCATTAAGCTGAGCAGATGTATACATCTGAGGGGGCTGGACCGAGTTGGATGTCTCGGGGCGGCCACCGTAGGCGTTCATAGTAGATCGATGAATCGTAGTGGATTCCTTGGCAAGGGCGAATGAGTCAAGGAAAGCtcgaggagttgaagagggGCTGGATCCAAAGTAAAACGTCCAAATAACCTGAATCGCTATTAGATTTACGTCCAAAGTCAATCTGGAATGCAACTCACGATAACCATAGCCAGCAGAATGAAGCCAGCAGAGGCAGCCTCACGGGCACCGCTGTTGGAGTAAAGGAGCTGGTTAATTCCAGATGAAACAAGAACAATTCCTGCTGCGAGATAACCAGTCACAGCAACGTGGTAGGTGTGAACTGCGTCGCTTCcaatgacgacgaagacgccAACAATGAGGCATAGACAGTAGATGCAGCTCCACCACACGAAAGTTGGGAAAGGGTCGTTCTTAGCAAGGTCGGCATCGCTATTTTGTTGTATCCGTCCAATAATACAAGAGACAAAGGTGATAAACCAGGCGAGCTGCAAAGGCCAATTAGTGGGAGGGCTGTGGCAGAGCGGAAGAGGAACGCACCGTGCTAATAGAGAGCGTGGCCAGGGCGAAGGGGTCGCCGAGGATGTTGCTCATCTGAATGCCCTTGCGCTGGCCATACATTCTCGAGTGATCCATTTTCTGAAGCGAGGGAGAGTTGAGAGAATACGATGGCATAAGGAACAACGGTGTCGAACGAGCTGGCGATCGAGGCTTATGCTACAGTGAGGGCACGCGCTTTCTTCGTTGGTGATGGCCGGTTGACAAAAAGGCGTAAGCAGAGTCGATTGCTACCGGAGCATTCGTCGGAAGAAGAACGATGTAAAGGCGAAGAGCTGTGTCGGAATCGATGGGTTCGTTGTTGTGCTGTGCAGAGCCAAGCGAAGGGAAACAGTGTCGATCGTTTGTTGATTTCGGTTGGCGTAAGACGAGCGGGAGGTCGCGACAGAGGAGGAAAGTCGAATGACAAGGaaataggtaggtaataatagaagatggaaaagaaaggagTGGAATGACCCAAGCCTGTGGTTGCGATAGA contains:
- the SHO1 gene encoding Transmembrane osmosensor, yielding MDHSRMYGQRKGIQMSNILGDPFALATLSISTLAWFITFVSCIIGRIQQNSDADLAKNDPFPTFVWWSCIYCLCLIVGVFVVIGSDAVHTYHVAVTGYLAAGIVLVSSGINQLLYSNSGAREAASAGFILLAMVIVIWTFYFGSSPSSTPRAFLDSFALAKESTTIHRSTMNAYGGRPETSNSVQPPQMYTSAQLNGFENPSPVGGISQVGGARGSAVPQSFTNSVMQQQPPQAKLNNSPGNDTEVVPPTEYPYRAKAIYSYEANPDDANEISFSKHEILEVSDVSGRWWQARKESGETGIAPSNYLILL